In Streptomyces sp. HUAS ZL42, the DNA window TTCCCCTTCGTGCAGTTCCTTTCCTCCGTCGCCGCTGCCGCCGTACTGATCGCGGGCGCGGGCCGGGTGGACGCGGCGACGCTGACGACGGGCGCCCTGGTGGCGTACCTGCTGTACATCGACCTGTTCTTCACCCCCGTCCAGCAGCTGTCCCAGGTCTTCGACGGCTACCAGCAGGCGACGGTCTCGCTGGGCCGCGTCCAGGAGCTGCTGCGGGAGCCCACCTCCACCAGGTCCGCCGACAAGCCGCTCGACGTGCCGTCCCTGGACGGTGAGATCGCCTTCGAGGACGTGCACTTCGCCTATGGCGCGGACGAGGAGGCGCTCGCCGGGATCGACCTGCGCATCCCGGCCGGGCAGACGATCGCGTTCGTCGGCGAGACCGGCGCCGGCAAGTCGACGCTGGTGAAGCTGGTGGCCCGCTTCTACGACCCGACCGGCGGCCGGGTGACGGTCGACGGCACGGATCTGCGCGACCTCGACCTCACCTCGTACCGGCACCGGCTGGGCGTCGTCCCGCAGGAGGCGTACCTCTTCCAGGGCACCGTCCGCGACGCCATCGCCTACGGCCGCCCGGACGCCACGGACGCGGAGGTGGAGGCGGCGGCCCGCGCGGTCGGCGCGCACGAGATGATCGCCACGCTGGAGGGCGGCTACCTCCACGAGGTCGCCGAGCGCGGCCGCAACCTCTCCGCGGGGCAGCGCCAGTTGATCGCCCTGGCCCGCGCCGAACTGGTCGACCCCGACGTCCTCCTCCTCGACGAGGCGACGGCCGCCCTCGACCTGGCGACGGAGGCCCAGGTCAACCAGGCGACGGACCGCCTGGCGGGCCGCCGCACGACGCTCGTCGTAGCGCACCGCCTGACCACGGCGGCCCGTGCGGACCGGGTCGTGGTGATGGACCACGGGCGCGTGGTGGAGGACGGCACGCACGACGAGCTGCTCGAACGCGGCGGGCATTACGCGGTGTTGTGGCGGGTGTTCGTCGGGACGACCGAGCCGGAGGAGCAGGTCGGCGTGTTTCGCTGACGGTCGCGCAACCGTCCGACATACGTCCTGCGTCCGTACATCAGTACGGCAATGGCAGTGGACGGTTCGGGAGGGGACGCGACCGTGGACATGGGCCCGATACGCCGGCGACTGGCGCTCGGCATGGCCGTGCTGACCGCTTCGGGACTGCTCGCGCTCGCGGCGCCGGGCAGCGCCCAGGCCGCGCCCTCGAACTGCGCGGGACGGAAGGTGAGGACGCTGCCCTTCTCCACCGGCACCGTCCAGGTCTACAAGCGCAACGGCTACGTCTGCGCGATCACCCTCCCCGACAATCCCGGCACCCGGCGGCACATGATGGTCAGCGTGCAGGCGCGCGGCAACCGTCCGGTGAAGGACGAGGGGATGTACGCCCACAGGGCCGGGCCGGTGACCGTGCACGCCGGTCACCGGTGCGTGCGGGTGAAGGGTGCGGTGGGGAGCGGGTCGGTGAGCACCGGCTGGATCCTGTGCTGACGCCCACGACTCTCGGCTGACTTCTCAAATCCCCCTGGTGTGACGGGTGTTGCTCCGATAGCTTCGCGGCGCACATCTGACTCACAGGGGAGGGTGCATGCGCAAGGCGCTGAGATGGCTGCTGGCGCTCACGGTGCTCATAGGCACGCTGAGCACGGCAGGGGCGGCCACCGCCGCCGAGCCGGAGGCCACCGATATCAAGGACCGCCTCCTGGCGATACCGGGGATGAGCCTGATCCAGGAGAAGCCGTACACCGGCTACCGCTACTTCGTCCTCAACTACACCCAGCCGATCGACCACCAAAACCCGTCCAAGGGAACGTTCCAGCAGCGGATCACCGTGCTGCACAAGGACGTCAGCCGCCCGACGGTCTTCTACACCGGCGGCTACAACGTCTCCACGACGCCGAGCCGCCGTGAGCCGACCCAGATCGTGGACGGCAACCAGGTCTCCATGGAGTACCGCTTCTTCACGCCGTCCCGCCCCGACCCGGCCGACTGGTCCAAGCTGGACATCTGGCAGGCGGCGAGCGACCAGCACCGTATCTTCAAGGCGCTGAAGACGATCTACCCCGAGAACTGGATCTCCACGGGCGGCTCCAAGGGCGGCATGACCGCCACGTACTACGAGCGCTTCTACCCCCGGGACATGGACGGCGTGGTCGCGTACGTCGCCCCCAACGACGTCGTCAACGACGAGGACTCGGCGTACGACCGCTTCTTCGCCGGCGTCGGCACCAAGGAGTGCCGCGACCGGCTGAACGCGGTGCAGCGCGAGGCTCTGGTGCGCCGTGAGCCGCTGGAGAAGAAGTACGCGGCCGTCGCGGCCGAGAACGGCTACACGTTCAACACGGTCGGCAGCCTGGACCGCGCCTACGAGGCGGTCGTCCTCGACTACGTCTGGGGCTTCTGGCAGTACAGCCTGCTGTCCGACTGCGACTCGATCCCGGCGGACGCGAAGAACGCGACCGACGACGCGATCTGGAACTCGGTCGACACGATCTCCGGGTTCTCCTTCTACACCGACCAGGGCCTGGAGCCGTACACGCCGTACTACTACCAGGCGGGCACCCAGCTGGGCGCGCCGACGATCCACTTCCCGTACATCGAGAAGAAGTACATCCGCTACGGCTACCAGCCGCCCCGGAACTTCGTCCCGCGCTCCATCCCGATGAAGTTCCAGCCGTGGGCCATGCGGGACGTCGACACGTGGGTGAGGCACAACGCCCGCCACATGCTCTTCGTCTACGGCCAGAACGACC includes these proteins:
- a CDS encoding S28 family serine protease, which translates into the protein MRKALRWLLALTVLIGTLSTAGAATAAEPEATDIKDRLLAIPGMSLIQEKPYTGYRYFVLNYTQPIDHQNPSKGTFQQRITVLHKDVSRPTVFYTGGYNVSTTPSRREPTQIVDGNQVSMEYRFFTPSRPDPADWSKLDIWQAASDQHRIFKALKTIYPENWISTGGSKGGMTATYYERFYPRDMDGVVAYVAPNDVVNDEDSAYDRFFAGVGTKECRDRLNAVQREALVRREPLEKKYAAVAAENGYTFNTVGSLDRAYEAVVLDYVWGFWQYSLLSDCDSIPADAKNATDDAIWNSVDTISGFSFYTDQGLEPYTPYYYQAGTQLGAPTIHFPYIEKKYIRYGYQPPRNFVPRSIPMKFQPWAMRDVDTWVRHNARHMLFVYGQNDPWGAERFRLGKGAKDSYVFTAPGLNHGANVAGLVPDEKALATARILEWAGVSSSAVAQAKPLARFDAKLDVRDVEREPALRP